One Parachlamydia sp. AcF125 DNA segment encodes these proteins:
- a CDS encoding AAA family ATPase has protein sequence MRLKKIEITGFKSFADKTTLEFHEGITAIVGPNGCGKSNTADAFRWVLGEQSAKSLRGGKMHDVIFAGASQRKPLNMAEVTLTLTDNRGELPIDYHEVSVTRRLFRNGESVYLINGNPVRLKDVQNLFLGSGVGKNSFSMFEQGKLDQVINYSPQERRFIFDSAADIGPFLQRKAEALKKLQQSEGNITRIKDIHLEVEKQITVLQEQAEKARIFKENKAKLESFEKMVLLMRWDTLEAKLESHKKKEQGHKEHWEIQVKEASLLHDKYKEAKVALEQEEKVFQSRKEEVYKTQSEKEIKSQEMRSNEERLRDLLEKEKKWKRELEAIIEKRQFHQAESESLHKQLSTLDAEQKDWEKKREAQLQKVHSMDEILRKKREECQEKQRELLRLIQQENQYESDLKQNRLRLETNVERSEQLQERKTKLSQTIEQYAEQAAMRKKEVEEYSDAIDRQRELFNALENQLQELVQEIEKGQRHLSELEKEMAEGNARQKVLQRMREDLEGFSAGSKKLLQESANVKSSLHKKIQALYERIEAHPEPAKAFAAVMRPYAQTLVVESRKDLSEVMTFILKHQLKDVSLLCLESISTTLPNHFFADLKVCDTTESAMQLLLEKQAIQILTEEESFVDHRKVIFFGFHKENNPFAREAELKTLEKKLQELEKSLKLQEEQLAELSAKKSKLQVERMELDKGIRKDEMKLMESNFSLQRLLGDLEKTKSERAQVEADLRHLKQAHEELIVLTEGLETKLKIARTQVQSNQGTIAALSEQVEKESQQLKQEQNEFQSTEAQFRQVVDESRKVNHALHVLEVKNKEGHEQQARLEEELEISQEQQAQFEQKGAEYGVLIKTVEANLEKVVEACSELEQKVATKKMRLEQMESQMAQLNQQLKEQEKAFYQLETQAAQTQAQRENIREELLERYHLTVEEARSQVTQKENSLEQAEKTLRGLRQEIESAGDINLTSIEEYSKYQARYQFLNEQIDDLEVSKTELREIIEQLDGESRKIFKEVFEKIRANFQKNFQILFVGGEADLQFTDTDDVLEAGIEIIAKPPGKQMRSINLLSGGEKCLTAVALLFAIFEVKSAPFCILDEIDAPLDDSNVERFVNVVKEFVDRCQFIIITHNKRTMAIADRLFGVSMEEKGVSKLLSIEFSQAENHEMDIVSV, from the coding sequence TTGCGACTCAAAAAAATAGAAATTACAGGATTTAAATCGTTTGCCGATAAAACCACCTTAGAATTCCATGAGGGGATTACGGCAATTGTAGGACCCAATGGTTGCGGGAAATCCAATACAGCCGACGCCTTTCGGTGGGTACTTGGCGAGCAGTCTGCCAAGTCGTTGCGCGGTGGAAAAATGCACGATGTGATCTTTGCGGGAGCTTCTCAGCGCAAGCCTCTTAACATGGCTGAGGTAACCCTTACCCTGACAGATAACCGAGGCGAGCTTCCTATCGATTATCACGAAGTTTCGGTGACGCGTCGCCTGTTTCGCAATGGGGAATCGGTTTATCTGATTAATGGAAATCCCGTGCGTTTAAAAGACGTCCAAAACCTTTTTTTAGGTTCGGGCGTGGGAAAAAACTCTTTTTCCATGTTTGAACAAGGAAAGCTCGACCAGGTCATTAATTATAGCCCTCAAGAAAGGCGTTTTATTTTTGACAGTGCGGCAGATATCGGGCCTTTTCTTCAGAGGAAAGCTGAAGCGCTTAAGAAGTTACAGCAATCCGAAGGAAATATCACGCGTATTAAAGATATTCACCTTGAAGTCGAAAAGCAGATCACGGTTTTACAGGAGCAAGCTGAAAAAGCGCGTATTTTTAAGGAGAATAAAGCCAAGCTCGAATCTTTCGAAAAAATGGTCCTGCTCATGCGTTGGGATACCCTAGAAGCTAAATTAGAATCACACAAGAAAAAGGAGCAAGGGCATAAAGAGCACTGGGAGATACAGGTAAAGGAAGCCTCATTGCTCCATGACAAATACAAAGAAGCAAAAGTTGCCCTTGAGCAAGAGGAAAAAGTTTTTCAAAGTCGAAAAGAAGAGGTTTATAAAACTCAAAGTGAAAAAGAGATCAAATCTCAAGAAATGCGTTCAAATGAAGAACGTTTGAGAGATCTTCTGGAAAAAGAAAAGAAATGGAAACGGGAGCTTGAAGCCATTATTGAAAAAAGACAGTTTCATCAGGCCGAATCTGAAAGCTTGCACAAACAGCTATCTACACTAGATGCAGAGCAAAAAGATTGGGAAAAAAAGCGGGAAGCCCAATTGCAAAAAGTGCATTCCATGGATGAAATTTTGAGAAAAAAAAGAGAAGAATGCCAAGAAAAACAAAGAGAGCTTCTCCGTCTCATTCAGCAAGAGAACCAGTATGAAAGCGATTTAAAGCAAAACCGCTTGCGCTTAGAGACGAACGTAGAGCGCTCGGAACAGCTTCAAGAGCGTAAAACTAAACTTTCACAAACTATCGAGCAGTATGCTGAGCAAGCTGCTATGCGCAAAAAAGAGGTGGAAGAATACTCGGATGCCATTGATCGGCAGCGTGAGCTTTTCAATGCGTTAGAAAACCAACTTCAGGAATTGGTCCAAGAGATTGAAAAAGGGCAGCGGCATCTCAGCGAATTAGAAAAAGAGATGGCGGAAGGGAATGCTCGGCAAAAAGTTTTACAGCGCATGAGAGAGGACTTAGAAGGTTTTTCGGCAGGAAGTAAAAAGCTTTTACAAGAATCGGCAAATGTAAAAAGTTCTCTTCACAAAAAAATTCAGGCTCTCTACGAACGTATAGAAGCTCATCCCGAACCGGCTAAAGCTTTTGCTGCTGTGATGCGTCCCTACGCCCAGACATTGGTAGTAGAAAGTCGAAAGGACTTATCAGAGGTGATGACTTTTATTCTCAAACATCAGCTTAAAGACGTCTCCCTCTTATGCTTAGAAAGCATTTCGACAACTCTTCCAAACCATTTTTTTGCAGATCTGAAAGTTTGCGATACGACCGAATCCGCCATGCAATTACTGCTAGAAAAGCAAGCCATACAGATCTTAACGGAAGAAGAAAGCTTTGTGGATCATCGAAAAGTCATTTTTTTTGGTTTTCACAAAGAAAACAATCCTTTTGCGCGCGAAGCAGAACTCAAAACCCTAGAAAAAAAACTTCAGGAGCTTGAAAAGTCCCTTAAGCTTCAAGAAGAGCAGCTGGCAGAATTGTCTGCAAAGAAATCGAAATTGCAAGTGGAAAGAATGGAATTAGATAAAGGCATTCGAAAAGATGAAATGAAATTGATGGAAAGCAATTTCTCGCTGCAACGTTTGCTGGGGGATTTGGAAAAAACTAAAAGCGAAAGGGCCCAAGTGGAAGCGGACTTGCGCCATTTAAAACAGGCTCATGAAGAACTTATCGTTTTAACGGAAGGTTTAGAAACAAAATTAAAAATCGCCCGCACCCAGGTTCAGAGCAATCAAGGAACGATTGCTGCCTTATCTGAACAGGTGGAAAAAGAATCCCAACAGCTTAAACAAGAACAAAATGAGTTTCAATCTACTGAAGCTCAATTTCGCCAGGTAGTAGATGAATCTCGCAAAGTTAACCATGCTTTACATGTGTTAGAAGTTAAAAATAAAGAAGGACATGAGCAGCAAGCACGCTTAGAAGAAGAGCTGGAAATAAGCCAAGAGCAACAAGCTCAGTTTGAGCAGAAGGGAGCTGAATATGGGGTCTTAATAAAGACAGTTGAAGCAAACCTGGAGAAGGTCGTTGAAGCGTGTTCCGAATTAGAACAAAAAGTGGCGACTAAAAAAATGCGCCTTGAACAAATGGAGAGCCAGATGGCTCAATTAAATCAACAGCTCAAAGAGCAAGAAAAAGCTTTTTATCAGCTGGAAACACAAGCTGCACAAACCCAGGCGCAGCGCGAAAATATTCGCGAGGAATTGCTGGAACGTTATCATTTGACCGTGGAAGAAGCCCGCAGTCAGGTGACCCAGAAGGAAAATTCGTTAGAGCAAGCAGAAAAAACGTTGAGGGGCTTGCGCCAAGAGATCGAGTCTGCTGGAGACATTAATCTTACCTCCATTGAAGAATATTCTAAGTACCAAGCACGCTATCAATTTTTGAATGAACAGATTGATGATCTGGAAGTCTCAAAGACCGAATTAAGGGAGATTATTGAGCAATTGGATGGAGAAAGTCGCAAAATTTTTAAAGAAGTTTTCGAAAAAATTCGCGCCAATTTTCAAAAGAACTTTCAAATTTTGTTTGTAGGGGGTGAAGCTGATTTGCAGTTTACCGATACGGACGATGTTTTAGAAGCCGGAATTGAAATTATAGCAAAACCTCCAGGCAAGCAAATGCGCTCCATTAACTTACTATCGGGAGGGGAAAAATGTTTAACAGCGGTAGCCTTGTTATTTGCGATTTTTGAAGTGAAGTCAGCGCCCTTTTGTATTTTGGATGAGATCGATGCCCCGCTAGATGATTCCAACGTTGAGCGCTTTGTGAATGTAGTGAAGGAATTCGTGGATCGTTGCCAATTTATCATTATTACGCATAATAAGCGGACAATGGCCATTGCAGACCGGTTGTTTGGTGTGTCGATGGAAGAGAAAGGGGTTTCAAAACTGCTTTCCATTGAATTTAGCCAGGCGGAAAACCATGAAATGGACATTGTATCCGTGTAA
- a CDS encoding CPn0927/CPn0928 family alpha/beta hydrolase fold protein: MATASASFLRISSEKSPYHSLPSTSFKKLLGGRKAFYEQPDYVERTRQDLTQTRSLPVHYTWSSENKIVRIAKQIFAILFFPLGIHQLLHNFMGKIALVPSSSPQLLRYSKNYANSVRSHIPLTDKWKFKRITIQVDGYKIDAMIAGTASTLNNGRWVLSSLGNAQFYEEQFFSKSFTDMLGELKSNALVFNYPGVGASTGWPNRKAMEKAYRAMLNFLEDQENGIGAKEIIGYSYSIGAGVQSDALKKHPLKKEVKYVFVKGRSFSTLYKTAATLTNRLLAFLVKIFGWNMDSAKVSKKLQAPEIILQTAKVSQYEEIKDSSKVINDGIIAAQASLAKALLDDKACPTKNKVFIGIPEGHNEELTNPEFLAKKIESLLETSSSS; this comes from the coding sequence ATGGCTACCGCCTCTGCATCTTTTTTAAGAATTTCTTCTGAAAAATCCCCTTATCATTCTCTTCCTTCAACCTCTTTCAAGAAACTTTTGGGTGGAAGAAAAGCATTTTATGAGCAACCTGATTACGTGGAAAGGACACGCCAAGATTTAACCCAAACTCGCTCTTTACCTGTCCACTACACTTGGAGTTCTGAAAATAAAATTGTTAGAATCGCTAAGCAAATATTTGCCATCCTTTTTTTCCCCCTAGGAATTCACCAACTCCTTCATAATTTCATGGGAAAAATCGCTTTAGTGCCTTCTTCAAGCCCTCAACTTCTTCGATATTCTAAGAACTATGCTAACTCTGTGCGCTCACACATCCCACTTACTGATAAATGGAAATTTAAGCGCATAACCATCCAAGTGGATGGATATAAAATAGACGCGATGATTGCAGGCACAGCCTCTACTTTGAATAATGGCAGGTGGGTTTTGAGCTCTCTGGGGAATGCGCAATTTTATGAAGAACAGTTTTTTAGCAAGAGTTTTACAGACATGTTGGGTGAACTTAAGAGCAATGCCCTTGTCTTTAACTACCCGGGAGTAGGGGCTAGTACCGGTTGGCCCAACAGAAAAGCCATGGAAAAAGCCTATCGCGCGATGCTTAATTTCCTGGAAGATCAGGAAAACGGGATAGGAGCCAAAGAAATTATTGGATATTCCTACTCTATTGGCGCTGGCGTGCAAAGTGATGCGCTGAAAAAACACCCCCTAAAGAAAGAGGTTAAATACGTCTTTGTAAAAGGAAGAAGCTTTTCTACGCTGTATAAAACCGCTGCCACTCTTACAAACAGGCTACTCGCTTTTTTGGTAAAAATCTTTGGATGGAACATGGATTCTGCTAAAGTTTCTAAAAAGCTTCAAGCTCCCGAAATTATCCTACAGACGGCAAAGGTTTCCCAATATGAAGAAATAAAGGATAGCTCTAAAGTGATTAATGATGGGATCATAGCTGCCCAAGCTTCTTTAGCTAAAGCTTTATTGGATGATAAAGCATGCCCAACAAAAAATAAGGTGTTTATTGGGATTCCTGAAGGGCATAATGAGGAATTAACAAATCCTGAATTTTTAGCAAAAAAAATTGAAAGCTTGTTAGAAACCTCATCATCCTCTTAA
- a CDS encoding amino acid carrier protein: MQTFIFYNGKDMFSELFQFFLNLDTFFWGYVGFFIISVFGCYLTIKTSFFQIRAFPSVMQTFAKEILPQSGNERGLQPIKAFFASIGGMLGVGNIVSIVTAIQLGGPGALFWVWVAGFIGTLIKYAEIYLGLKYRVQNAYKSYDGGPMYFLKRSFGVEWVSTLVCILLCIYGAEIYQFNVVVDTLAYSWGVNRLLIATILLGLVLYASLGGASRAAQIFCWIMPFFMAIYMSLCLWIVFSHLSELPSVFSMVVYSAFNGHAAIGGFAGSTVLIAVQNGMASACYASDIGIGYDSIIQSESHTIYPERQARMAFFGVVLNNFICTLSILVVLVTGLWTTPLKGEGVPVVQMALAQHFPWIAFIMPILILILGYTTLVSFLIVGIKCARYLHPERGVSLYLIYTVCVLTFFAFFDQTVALLAMRAAGALLLVINLSGIYRLIGEVEFNIHDSALKIQSEQS; encoded by the coding sequence ATGCAAACATTTATTTTTTATAACGGAAAAGATATGTTTTCTGAGCTCTTTCAATTTTTTTTGAATTTGGATACCTTTTTTTGGGGTTACGTCGGCTTTTTTATTATTTCGGTTTTCGGCTGTTACCTTACCATTAAAACAAGCTTTTTCCAAATTCGCGCCTTTCCTTCAGTCATGCAAACATTTGCCAAAGAAATCCTCCCCCAATCTGGAAACGAGCGGGGATTGCAGCCGATTAAAGCTTTTTTTGCCTCCATTGGAGGAATGCTTGGGGTGGGCAATATTGTCAGTATTGTGACGGCCATTCAATTAGGTGGGCCGGGCGCGTTATTTTGGGTATGGGTAGCTGGTTTTATAGGAACTTTGATCAAATATGCGGAAATCTACCTTGGGCTCAAATACCGCGTTCAAAATGCTTATAAAAGTTATGATGGGGGCCCCATGTATTTTCTTAAACGGTCTTTTGGAGTGGAATGGGTCTCTACGCTTGTTTGTATACTCTTATGTATTTATGGGGCAGAGATTTATCAATTTAATGTGGTGGTAGACACTTTGGCATATTCTTGGGGGGTAAATCGATTACTTATTGCCACCATTCTTTTAGGATTAGTTTTATATGCAAGTTTAGGGGGCGCCTCTCGTGCAGCTCAAATATTTTGCTGGATAATGCCTTTTTTCATGGCAATTTATATGAGTCTATGTTTATGGATTGTTTTTTCTCATCTTTCAGAACTTCCCTCCGTTTTTTCAATGGTGGTGTATTCCGCATTTAATGGACATGCTGCAATAGGGGGATTCGCAGGAAGCACCGTGTTGATTGCGGTCCAAAATGGGATGGCCAGCGCGTGTTATGCATCCGACATTGGGATTGGATATGACTCTATCATTCAAAGTGAATCCCATACCATTTATCCAGAGCGGCAAGCTAGAATGGCATTTTTTGGGGTGGTCCTTAATAACTTTATCTGCACGTTAAGTATTTTAGTGGTTTTAGTGACCGGTTTATGGACAACGCCTTTAAAGGGGGAAGGAGTTCCGGTGGTGCAAATGGCATTGGCGCAACATTTCCCTTGGATTGCATTTATCATGCCTATTCTAATTCTAATTTTGGGATATACCACTTTGGTTTCATTTTTGATTGTCGGAATCAAATGTGCGCGCTATCTTCACCCTGAAAGAGGAGTCTCACTTTACTTGATTTATACCGTGTGCGTATTAACGTTTTTCGCTTTTTTTGATCAAACAGTTGCTCTTTTAGCAATGCGTGCGGCCGGTGCCTTATTGTTGGTTATTAACCTATCAGGAATTTATCGCTTAATAGGTGAAGTGGAATTTAACATTCACGATTCTGCTTTAAAAATTCAATCTGAGCAAAGCTGA
- a CDS encoding DNA-3-methyladenine glycosylase I — protein sequence MNSQNKRRCQWVTEGHLLYENYHDTEWGVPLHDDCKHFEFLILEGAQAGLSWLAILKRRENYRKAFANFNPRKVAAYDEKQIAALMNNEGIIRNRLKIEAAIKNAQLFLDIQKEFGSFDTYVWKFVGGAPIQNRWASLQEIPIETPHSQALSRDLKKRGFKFVGPTIMYAHMQAIGLVNDHTTDCFRHSQLCSD from the coding sequence ATGAACTCACAAAATAAAAGGCGCTGTCAATGGGTTACAGAAGGGCATCTTCTGTATGAAAATTATCATGATACCGAATGGGGCGTACCCCTGCATGACGATTGCAAACACTTTGAATTCCTTATTTTAGAAGGTGCTCAAGCAGGGCTAAGTTGGTTGGCTATTTTAAAGAGGCGGGAAAATTATCGCAAAGCTTTTGCAAACTTTAATCCCCGAAAAGTGGCGGCCTACGATGAGAAACAAATCGCCGCCTTAATGAACAATGAAGGGATTATTCGCAATAGGTTAAAAATAGAAGCTGCTATTAAAAACGCACAGTTATTTTTAGATATTCAAAAAGAATTTGGATCTTTTGACACGTATGTCTGGAAGTTCGTGGGAGGAGCACCCATTCAAAACCGTTGGGCCTCTCTCCAAGAAATCCCTATCGAAACGCCTCATTCGCAAGCCCTAAGTCGGGATTTAAAAAAAAGAGGATTTAAGTTTGTAGGGCCAACCATCATGTACGCCCACATGCAAGCAATTGGCTTGGTCAATGATCACACAACCGACTGCTTTCGCCATTCTCAGCTTTGCTCAGATTGA